The nucleotide window TATCATATTGAGCTGAATGAACACTATCTCCTGGCTCTCTTGAAGGCCAGTAAAACAACCTCTTTATCTCTGTTTTTTCTTTACACATAGAGGTTGAAAAGAAATAGAATTCTCAAGCTCTCTTCAATCTAGAGGTCACcatctatatgtatatgtgtgtgtgtgtgtgtgtgtgtgtgtgtgtgtgtgtgtgtgtatgatatataaGATATAACTACAGCTTCTTTCATGCATCACCTTTTTTCAGTAAAAGCTCAGAAGAACATTCTcacctctttttccttcctcctttccaaaaACAGATAATCCCTGCAGGTCCAATACTCACTCTGTAACCATAAAGACCACAGGGCTGGCAGGGTACAGAAGGTGGGCTGATGATAACTATATATACAGTAGAGCCAGTGGCTCAGCCTTGGACTGTAACCATTAGGCAGCTTAtcttgagacacagtcttgcGTAGAGTCCTGTAATAGGGGGTTCTGTTACTCACAACAGAACTCTACTCCTCTTATTACTCACTGGAGTAACAGACAATTTTACAGACTTAAGCTGCATTCCATTATCACAGGGTCCTTATTGTAGTCGTCTTTGTAACCTGACACCCTGGACAGTGCCTCATATTCACTAATGCTTATTATATAATggtttaatgaaaataaatattcctGTCTCATGGTGTAACTGCATACTTAGGAACACTACACCCTTACTGGACATATGCTCAGTGACATCAGTCTCTTACTGCTTTTCTATCATCCCATctaagtatgtgccaccatttcctaCTGTATTAAGATATTGCAAACCTGAGAAACTTTTAACtgaatgtatatttaaatattaccATTGCCAAGGATCTTACAGATGATACTGTTCCATTTCAGAGACTACTAAAAATGGATTTGGTATTTAGTGACATGAAAAACTATCCAAATACATAaattacatacattgtaaaattttatttactggTACAAGACTTGATAGCACATTTAATTTGCATATTATACTAGatacactatataaagacaataTAGACAGTAGCCCCCATGACTTCTAATTTAATACTAAACATTATTATGACCCTTACATTTTGgtaatttttggtttttaacaTATTATAGACAAATCTTACTTTTTTCTCACAGCAGTGTTATGAAGTAAGGTACTGTTAACTAACTACTTTATTATACACTGGGGTTCTTAAGTTCAGAGAGATAAGGAACTTGGTTTAGGGTCAGTTAGATCTCCTGATTATAAGTCCTGTATTCTGTGCCATCTTTAGTTGAAAACTACCCATGGCTTTTTTGGGCAAAAATGTCAGGATGAGACATAGTTCCCTTGAGATACTTGCAACTTAATTGTGTGTCTTACAAAAAAGTGCAGAACCTTGTAAAATGCAGACAGGATGTCTCATCTCATCTGTTGAAGcctgagagaaaacacacacacacacacacacacacacacacacacacacacacacagagggtgtTTGTGTGTAATCAAACTCAAAGGTCTGCTTATTGAAGGCAAGTGCTGTATCACTGAACTACATCATCAGTGcttaagaaacattttaaagacaatttGTAAGTTAATTCAACAAATATTGACCAAGCTTCTATTAACAACATCTGTGCAGTTTTGCTAATAAAAACTTGCAGCCACTTACTTGTTTGTAAGTAGGTATGGCTACTCTGGTGATCTGGTGGCAGAGATGAGTAGTTTTTTATGACAGAGACTAGAGGGTACAAGAAGTCTACAGCATTTACTATCTGGCCCGTCACAGAAAATTTTCACTATATTGTAGGGTACTGAGGAAAGGGAAACAATTTCTCCTACTTCACAATGTAGTTGGCACAGAAAAGGatcaaatatacaaatatatcagGGAGACAAGTACTGTACTAAAAACCGAACGATCACTactttctctgatcctcagaatATTCCAGAGCATGAGGACTATTAAGCCTTCAAATGCTAAATACAATTAGTAACAGAATGATGacttataaaaacaaattaaatatacCATCTGTTTTTATAATCTAAGATACAGTGCTCTGAAACTTACGTTACTGGGATGTAACATGTCTATTTAAAAGAATTCCTAGTCCtaccttatttctttgttttggctGTTTGAGACAATCTTGagctatagcccaggctggccccagagcTTCCTGTCTTGtgtcctgagtattgggattacagggatgAATTACCATGCCTAGCTCCTATTAGTTTTAACAGCAGTGTATACTACATAAGCAATGTAGTCTGCTGACTATCAGTTTATcacaaaaaaataacatttaaaagtgACTGGTAATAGAAGTAGGGTATTTTTAGGGTGGGTCTATTAAGGGTATTTTTCTATAATACCATATACTAACAGATTCAGAATTTTTCCCCCCTTAGGATTAAAGAACAAGGATACTGGACTGCTTAAAAATCCTTTATTATCACTTATAAACtataagaaattatataaattataagaaatttttaaaaagtaataatgtaGAAAATTTAGCAGCTGGTAAATAAtgtaagaaatgttcaacatgacATTGTAAAGCTGCTAGAGGtaagctactaattttttttttaaactttaaaagtaaCATCATACTATATGTAACTTGAAAATAAATGAGTTTTGGGTTTATAAAAACTCATTTGCTAAAAATAGTAGATTTAACAAAAATAAGGTTTTACTATCAGCACTCTTCAAAATAATATACTCATGCTATTACTTCAACATTTGAAATATGAATCAGAAGAGTTTAGTAATGAACCATGAAGATCCAGATTAGTGTGTTTTATGAACTCTTGTTGGCTACATTCATTTTCAACAGTAAGTAATACAAGTCCAAGATGATGCAATTCAACTTTGGAAGAATCATGCTGCCACTCAAGGCTTTAAAATGATGCTTACTATAAACTCCAAAGTACTTATGAGCTACAGAAGGGGCTGGACAGCAAGCTACAGTCTAAGTACTCGTTTTTTTGTAAAAACATTTTACCCTCCACTCACTGATAGAATATGTGGAGCTGCTATCACAAAATTATGACAAAGACAACATGGTTTGCAAGGCAGAGAACATGTGgcaccctctccccctcctcccatggTATGCATGTTTGTTAGggcctcacatagcccaggctggtcttgaactctctagCCTGCCTCCACTacctaagtactgagattacaggagcCTGACCTGTATTTTTATAGCACTGATATGCAGTGCTTACATTTCAAAGAATTTTCTGGAAAAGATTTTTTATTCAACTGGGATAATTACAATTCTAAATGACAAATGATTACCCAGTCTATTTTTGCTTTGGTAAAACCAGGATGAGCACAGTGAGCTTGGCCCTTATACCTTTATACTCACCCGATGCTGTGCCATTAGTCACCATTCTTCTCTCATGGGTGTCAATACTGTACATTTGCTTTACCAATTCTCTGGTCTTAGCTAATATTCATTTTGTATTTCCAGATCTGCTTAGATTTACCCCTACcctaatttttctttcttgtactgTGCTTCGTCCTGAAGCATATCCAACTTCCATTCCACTTGCTCAGGGGTACCAAGTACCTTTGGGCTTGGAGCAGCTCCTCCCTTTGGTAAAAATCCTATCTAGAATAtagttgaaaatgttttctttgactctaccctctctgcttcctatgtTTTAAGGGTTCCCTACCATTTCTTGTCTAATGCCTAATGAATCTCCTTTCTATGATCCACTACAAGGCATTagttcattaatttaaaaaaaatcttttctgtcAGTTggctgaaaacacacacacacacacacacacacacacacacacacacacacaccacaaaataaaaaacaaacaaacccaaaaccaaagcaaacaaacacaaaaaaacaaaaacaaaagcctacCCAAAACCAGGAGGCAAGGCCATGTGGTTAGATCTCAGTCTTGAAATGGAAGTCATATCGTGGATCTCTCTGCATTTTTCTAATTTATCAGCTCAGCAATTAATCAGTCTGCATGTCTTTCTATCTATAGATATGGGTATGTTCCATGCCTCACAACTGCTTTGATAAATTCCAGCATTTTTAAGTAGTAGAGAGAACATAGGCTGTTAAACCTCCATCTTGGGACAGATTTTGAATCCATTAAATTTTGTTAGGCCTTCAGGCAGTTAGATCTCCTTGAGACAAACGGTCTCTTTATCCATAAAAAGAGATGATGCTTATGGTATTTGACTTGTGAGTAAATTATTACTTGGTAACACAATTTTGATTCTagcaattttctttgtttctatgtcCTATTAACTGTGATCATACTGAGTGTTTCTAAAttgctgtttattattttatCCTTATGCTATCAGTATAACAGTTGCATAAGAAATGAGAAATGTGAACAATTCTGGAATCTATAAGGATTCTAGCTTTGGTGGAAGGCAGACCTAGAATTAATATAATGCTGACTGAATCTTTTAAAAGATACATTGGAATAGCCCCATTTTAGCAATAAAAAATTTCTGGTGGAGtatcattgattaaaaaaaaaagactggctaAGAATATTACAGAGTGTTCATTAAAAAAAGGTCATACAATACTAAAATCAAAGTAGTTAATTTTGAGAAAGCAGAACTAAattttctccatttaaaaaattcataagATACCAGTTCCACACAACTGTAActgtatatatagttatatatatataaactgtatATATAACTGTAACTGCCACCAATACAGACTTCTCTAATGTCATTTATttgacaacaaaacaaagcacagaccaaaggaaaataaagaaaataaaaaacaaactagtTAACATAACTCAATAATAActcaataataaaacatttattagGACATAGGAGGGCCTAATACATACACAAATCAAGAATTTTAAGAATTCTTTATTGTAGAAGATTCTTTAACAATGGAAACTTATAATACAGGTCTAAATGAATTGAAGACGAATATTTTGACACTAAAGAATGTAAAACAGTGACTGGCCCCTCTCTAAGATAActatgtcttgttttgttttcttatgaaaAACAAGtatatcagaaagaaaaaaagctctATCTATAGTTCAAGAAATGGCTAAGAGGAAAGAACACACTGAATTtattataaaagaatgaaaaccaCACATTTATAGGTACCCAGTCATTGTTTGATATGACTCTAAGAGTAGAACTCAACAGCAGTGTTATAGGACCAGGACCCATTGTAGAGCTCTAAGGAGGTAGTGGTAAGAGTTAAGACAAAAGTGTTTATCTTCCCCAGTTCCCTCTACTGTATTGAAACTAGCAAAGAAGGGCAAAGCCCACCTTTAGTCTTAGTTCTAAAAATGACTCATCACTGATTACATAAGTATTTTGTGCCAGGAACCTGACCAATCTTTATATATACACTTTACTAAtttagtttctttctctttttccttgctGCTTTCTTTTAGCAGGCCATAATCTAAGATCCCAAGTGGAAATGAGTCTAGACTCTTCAGTGTATGGACATAAAATGTAAGTTTGGTGACTTACTCTATAGAGATGTCTTCCCTTATAGAATATAACACAGCTAGAATGGTTCCTAGTAAGtggttactcttttttttttttttttgagacagggtttctctgtgtagttagttttggtccctgtcctggaactcgctctgtagatcaagctgtcctcgaactcacagagatccacctgcctctgcctcccgagtactgggattaaaggtgtgggccaccaccaacCGGCTAAGTGGTTACTCTTAAGGCTGGATTCTGTACTCTATCATGCATTAACAAAGATGAAAACATTCGAAAACTTCCAGACTCAGCACTATCTCAATCGTATCAACAAAGTAGAGAGCCCTTAAGTAAGACACTTCCGATAATCTTTGTCAGTATAGACTACAGAAAGAAGTGTAAAATTTCAAACCCCTGTGACTTAAAGTGTGCTCTATCACCTTGTACCAGGCTGCAAATCTACCCATCCACGATGATGCCATTTCTTACACCATTAATATTTGCTTACTTTAGCTGACTTCTTTTACTTAACAAGATTTTCTTATGAAGGAAACTAGGCCAAGGACTTTAACCATCACAAGCTGGAAGCAAACAGTCTATAGCCAGCAATCATAACTAACACTGTTCTAGATTTCCATTTCTGTCCCTGCAGTCACACTTAGTTTAAATGGTTCCAAAGAAATGAGGGTTTtaaaataagcaataaaaatgaacattGGTCTTACCTTTGACAGAAGCAATTTCACACAGGAAACATGACCTTCATAGACAGCAGACAGAAGAGGGGTAATATGATGTTTATCTGGAGCCTATAGACATCAAAGagataattttatttccttttaaaaaaatcttttatatcTAATTAGGGAATTCTTAGGACTATTTCAAAATTAATACCCATTTTCCTTTCTGTACAAAAATTACTTGAGAGAGAAGTTTCTAGTCACTTAAAAATTACCACGAAGCCCAAGCACACAAGTGTCTTCTCTTGGGAATCAGTGTGGAGAGGAGATCCGACCTAAGCTCGACTCTTTTATCTGCCCCCTGATGTGACTAGTTCCTCTGAAGCTAGCTTTCCCACTACTGTAGAAATGCCAGTGtgcttcagaaaggaaggagggataaAAACGCCAATGAGGAGGCAAGAGAGACAGACCGACTGGGCCAACTACCATGGTGAAAAGTTCTCTCTTTCACTATTATGATCATCAAAACAATCTCCTGAAATCCTGAAATTACAGAGGGCTCCAGTCAGGAGATGACAACTCCTGCCTGGGGACTTGCTCACACTTGTCCCGTGATCCAGGCTAGTGCAGCCTACCACTGCATGCTCCATTACATGACAGCATCTACTGTGCTAACTCGCCCAGCTTTAGAACTTGAAAAACAACagccaagggggggggggggggggagagacagcAAACAGTTCATTAACTCAAAAACAGGAAGAATTTGGGGAGGACTATTTCATTTAAAGTAACTATTTCATAAACCCACAGCAAAGACTTCCTCGAAGCATATGATCGATATTTTTCTAGAAtcacatatattatacatataccaTAAAGTATTAATGTCTGTCTAGTACATACATTAATGTCTGCTCCTTTCAGCAGCAGAAATTCCAGGATTTCAAGCTGTCCACAATCTGCTGCATAATGAAGAGGCTTCCTTCCACCTTCTAGTGTCCGGTTGACATCTTCTCCCTAGTCAGAGTAGCCAAATGAAACAATGTTTATATGGATAAGAGACTGAAGAGGGAAACAAAACAAGGCACCTgctatttcttttaaaacttctttaaaactttaaagagtttcatgaaaaatctatttttggaaagtgaaatgaaaatgtaaagaagTCACAGCCTACATAATAACACATGGTACTCAAGTCATGATTAGGCAAACTGAAAACAATATGTAATAATGCTAAATGCAATGAAATACATCACTGTGTTCTAGTACCTCAAATGAGTTCAGTCAGCATACTGTCCTATGTAGGCACAGAAGATTGGTAAGTTCAAGTACTGAGATTTTGTATTTCCTGTGTCATGTATCATTATCTGAAGTAATACTTAACAACCATTCTATTCTTTCAGTATTTACTACAGTGGTGTGGTAAAACAGGAATACCACCAGGCATTGGGAAGACAAAGGTGAACAAAGGAATGGTTTCCAATGCATGTAGCTTACCACCTAATGTGTGGAGATGACCTAATTTGAAAATATTGGTGttctataaacaaaaacaaagaaattcatCATCACACAGTTACCAGAAGACTATGATGTAATCTTAATAACAGGGATGTAGTGTTAAGACACTAGCTTTTCTAGTGACCAACTATTGTATTTTTGGTATCAtgctatataataaaaatatatacataatttctAATCTGCAAAGTACCCCAGGACAAGGGCCTTTTATCCATCAAATGTAAAGCTAAAAGAGAATAGTTTTCAAATGAGGTTCAATTAATGAAAGTATAGATTGAATGCCATTCTTTTTCTATAGTGCCAAGAGGCTTCTAACTCAAATTTGCTTCCTTTTAAAGGAGTTCAGATTTTACAAAGTAGCAAAATGCCTCAAAGTTTATTTTCTCAGTGACTATACTACTCACTTGGCTTAGCTTAGTCAATTCACCAGACCCTGGATAAAGACAGAAAAGCCTCACCACTTCACAGCCATTACCAGCTGTGCTTTCAAGTTCCTCAACTCCCATCCTTTCCCCTCAGCccagtcctttcctttcttccattaATGTATGTATCATAGAAAAGTCAAGATTTCTCTTATCTACATCATCTTTTACGGTTATGGTAAGCGTTCCCTCCCTCAAAACTGCAGCAATCATTTAGGTATCGAGTGCTTTTGCCACTTTTTACATGTATATGCTTTCTTTCTCAATGGGATGTAAATTCCAGGAGCAGAagtcatatttttcttctttacctCTCCCTACAGTATGCTGTATGGGTTAAGAATATATGCTTCGTCACCACTAAACACTAGGCAAGTTACTTATATTCTGTGTGTATGAGCTTTCATAATTTAAGATGGAGAGAGATCAAAGTACTTAGCTTTCACAGAACTATTGGGTTTTAGAGTAAACTGAATGAGCCAAGCAAAGCACTTAACCCCATATAGTGCAAATATACTGTCTCTTTAGAAGATTGGGTTTCACCAGAAATTAATTTCCTCTTCCGAGTTAACGGatgataaaacaactcttttgtAAGTTAAGACTACTATCGCTCCGCAGTGGtggtgcttttaatcccagaacttaggaggaagaggcaggtggatctctgtgagtttgaggccagcctggtctacaagagctAGTTCTAGGAGAGCCGagactacacggagaaaccctatcttgaaaaaccaaaaaaagaaaaggaaaaaaaaaaagactactatGGCAGTTGAAAGCAGTGACTTCCAACCGGCTGTTTATGTAGTCAATTCAGCCAGTTTATTATGAGGACATTCCCTGAAAAACGAGATTTAAGTGTTCTGTAGTTGGATGATTTTGTTGTTGAACACACATCATAGaacagactttaaaaaataaagtatacttaaaaaactgacagcTACCAACCTcattggtgttttgttacagaacCACCATGTACATATGACCTGTTCTTGAGTGGAACATATGACACCTGATGCTAACATCTGTTAAAACGGGGACttgaaatatacacatataaagatAGGTGCATAATATCTTAAGACCCATGGAGGAGAAAGGGTAGTGTTCCAACTTTTCCGTATACTTACGGGACCAGAGACCTCTCACCTTCCTAAATCTTAGATTTCTTAACAGTAAGAAGAGTAAAAATGTCTGTATTCTCCACAATGCTTAAATTTCAACTGTGGTGGTAAGTGAAGAGTATGCTGTAAAATgtttaacacagaaaaaaaatgaaagttaactATCATTTTTATGGAGCACTGGTGTCAGTTTAAcccatttatctatctgtctatccatcccaTCTATTAATTAATGAGTCAGTCTCATGTAGATCAgaccggccttgaactcatgatgtagctaaggatgatggGACCATAGGCACACACACCTGGTTTTAAGTGGAACTGAAGACAGCATGTTTGACTTTGGGGATGCTGAGCAAGCACTCCACTAACCAGTCCTATTACTAATTTACACTGAAACTAAAAGACTATCCAAAGCTGAGTTAAAGCAAGTTTCTGCAGAACGgctgaaatataaataaacatatggCTGAACCTAATATATATTGcttagaaagaaatttaaataataaaagggaTTTGCTGTATCATCTTACATTCCAGTCAAATGAAGAAACACAAGTCAACAAGAGGTACTGATGAGATCAATCACTGATAAAGTTAGTTTTCctcccattattattatttccttttcatatCAGTATTATCTGTATGGATCACTGTATTGAAATGCAGTAAATAAATGGCCTTGGTAAGTCCCCAGTAAGATGCTTTTGTTAAAAAGACACTCCTCTGAATCacaatgttgtattttttttttttttttcggttttttgagacagggtttctctgtgtagctttgcacctttcctggaactcactttgtagaccaggctggcctcaaactcacagagatacgcctgcctccatctcccaagtgctgggattaaaggcctgcgccaccactgcccagctcacaaTGTTGTATTCTTAATATAAGGCTACAAAATATGTATGAAATAAGTCATGTTTAAACTTTCTCCTTTATTCCTTCACACTTGTATTACAATTCTTGTTTTAGCTGTCAAGTGATCAAAAGTAAAGGATTCTCTAGACGAGTCCTTTGCAAAGCAGCACTGAGAAGAAATGTGTAGCATTAAAAGATAATGCCCTTtctatatttttgtatataattGTTTCTccaaaacaaattagaaaaagcaacttaaagcaaagcaaaaaggaCAAAAGAATAAAGGTCACTGTAGAAATCAAATAAATTGAAAACAGGACACCATGGAGATAAATAAAAAGGTGATTCAGGGAGATCAATGCAACTGCTAAACCATTCTGAAACATGAACAGAAGAGAAGGGTAAAGCACATTAAATGCCAGCGCCAGACTCTACAGGTGACCTTACAAAGAAACTTCCAAATACTTACATGTCTTCAGACCTGTTCTATACACTTCCAGAAACCAAATGGATGGGAAGATTTTTCAACTAATTCTGAGGTCAGTAACAGTCTTCTAAAGCAAGACAAAGACATTACAAGAGCCTGCTTTGAGAATCACACCCTCTGAGAGGTTAGGAACCCTCCCCCGGTTATTTAAatcttacattttcattatctgctTACTTCCTATTTTCTGTGAAGAGATGGCTATTAAACCGTGAACAAAGAGCTCTCTGTGCAGAAGCTTCAGGCCTCTAGTCAGGCAAGTGCCACTACCTACCGTATGGACACCAATAAGTTTGTTTGTCGGCCTTAGCTGGTGGCTGCACTCAAACCATCTCAGCTACCTTTTTTCTCTCCTGGGTAAAGGTTCTCCGTTATTATGGCAGTCTACAACTTCTCTGTTTTCTCACCTCCTAGACCAGGAAAGACTTTTCTGCACACATGACAGTGAAAACAGTTCTCCAAAGACAAAGTGCTACAAATggccatggccatatctacttaataTCTGACATGAACTGGCTCAACAAAACAGATTTAACACAACAccaaataaaataggaaaaaattacTTTCAAGTAAAAATGTTGTTTAAAATGTTATTCTGAATTTTACTTATAAAAGTAGGCAAAGGTTAGAAAAGATGAAACTTGGTATCAGAAAAAGACCTACTACCCAACTTGATTTAactaaacaaatatttactgtAAGTTAGGCACAGTTTTACTTGCTTGAGAAGAAGCAGGAAGTTCTGAATGAATCAAAGAATTAGCTGCCTTTTGGGGAAGGCTAACATTGTAAATAATGAGTCCCATTTAGTTTTGTGTCCTAAGAACAGCAAAATTAAAGGAATTCAACCAAGGGAATGATCAAAAGCTTACCTCCCTGGCAGTTTACCTTTCCGTGTGAATGGACTGTTCAGGTATGTGTGTCTCGTCTTGTTAGATTTTAAAGGCCCTATTATAGGGGTCAGAGTGGACAACTTTTCCTTCTACCACCATGACTCACAGTACTGTCAAACCTCAACCAGAGTTACTGTGACTTTGCTTAGGATAACatatattttaggcatatttCACTATAAAACTAAGaatattaataaatgataaaGGAGAACTCAAAGCAAAAAAGCAGACACATTAATTTTGTACTTTAAACATGTTTACGTTAGTCGTGTGTCTTTATGTGGACAATAACATGAGAACAGCTCTGATGAGAGAAGGAAGCACCCTGGTTCTCTAGCAGATAAAGGCATGGCAGGCATGATTCAAAGACAGCAATACTGACTAGGTTTATTCTCCCAGCCTTCTGCAATCTGTGTCTCTTCTATtttcctaattggtcttaacacGGAATAGAAACATGCTTCAAAatctgtggtatgtgtgtgtgtgtgtgtgtgtgtgtgtgtgtgtgtgtgtgtgtgtgcaggtgtagaAACTATCCTTATACAAATGGAACACCGTACAGTTTAAGGACACCACTCAAATCTTGTGTGGCATACATTTAAGAGCCAGAGTTTCTCCTTTAACTCCCAGATCTTTTATATGGCTCTTAAACTACACTAGGTTAGAAATATAGATAGAAAAACCATTTTAAATTAATTGGCCATCTGACTCCGGCTGTTAGCCCTTTTAGGCCTTTCTtcagatgaaaagaaacaaataattctCTCCCTTTCATTTCCAAATGTGCACACTTTGTGAAACCAAGATCTAAGGCATGAGTTCATACTGTATTGTCACAAAGGACTAATGGCCCCCAAAGCTACTCAAAAGCAGGCTATGTGTGACAATTTTGTAGGACAGCATGTAAATTAACACTGGACACCTGAGTGAGTAGAAAGCAAACAGCAGATGTATTAAATTTACCAAATTCTACAGCTGAGCCAATGTTCCTAGCCATTCAGCCAGTGCTAAGTATTTCCTGTCCTATTTAGAATAGATCAGAGCTCTTAATTCTTAAGGTCCTTTTGAGAAGAATATTCTGGCCCATCATTTCCTACCTTTCCCCATGTATACCTTATTTTCTCACCCTATCTACCTCACTAGCTAAAACTTTTACCTTAGGATGTAATTTTGCAGAGACTAACATCA belongs to Peromyscus eremicus chromosome 3, PerEre_H2_v1, whole genome shotgun sequence and includes:
- the Mtpn gene encoding myotrophin — protein: MCDKEFMWALKNGDLDEVKDYVAKGEDVNRTLEGGRKPLHYAADCGQLEILEFLLLKGADINAPDKHHITPLLSAVYEGHVSCVKLLLSKGADKTVKGPDGLTAVEATDNQAIKALLQ